Proteins from a single region of Chaetodon trifascialis isolate fChaTrf1 chromosome 10, fChaTrf1.hap1, whole genome shotgun sequence:
- the kcnj11l gene encoding potassium inwardly rectifying channel subfamily J member 11, like: MKDGGRVLFHVGRNQSFCGDFRRLLNSIMLARKGLLPDGFLLTRLAEDQNQLNRSHSRSQRARFITKTGSCNVAHKNIREQGRFLQDVFTTMVDLKWQHSLLIFTSAFLCSWMLFAMVWWLLAFAHGDLEPRDPNGEPGPVPCVTAIHSFTSAFLFSIEVQVTIGFGGRMVTEECPLAITVLIIQNILGLIINAVMLGCVFMKTAQANRRAETLIFSRNAVISTRNGRPTFMFRVGDLRKSMIISATVQLQVIRRTVTAEGEVIPVSQLDIQVENPLRSNGIFLVSPLIISHTMERGSPLYELSAQSLASEDLEIIVILEGVVETTGITMQARTSYIPEEILWGRRFVSIMTEEDGRYCVDYSKFGNTVPVRMSSLSAKELDQTRGVQEGGSDTHLQGWGLVRAGRGGFRRGGRACDGSAPQPWYTQSEKPEREAEQKGQKKKVQLEVIGRQIDKDGLGETSD, encoded by the exons ATGAAGGATGGAGGCCGAGTCTTGTTTCACGTCGGCAGAAATCAAAGCTTCTGCGGAGACTTCAGACGTTTGCTGAACAG cATCATGTTGGCCAGGAAGGGCCTCCTGCCCGACGGGTTCCTGCTGACCCGTCTTGCGGAGGACCAGAACCAGCTGAACCGCAGTCACTCCAGATCTCAGCGAGCCCGCTTCATCACGAAGACCGGATCCTGTAACGTGGCTCACAAGAACATCAGGGAGCAG GGTCGGTTCCTGCAGGATGTTTTCACCACCATGGTGGATCTGAAGTGGCAGCActccctcctcatcttcacCTCGGCCTTCCTCTGCTCCTGGATGCTCTTCGCTATGGTCTGGTGGCTCCTGGCCTTCGCCCACGGAGACCTGGAGCCTCGCGATCCAAACGGCGAGCCCGGCCCCGTCCCCTGCGTCACCGCCATCCACTCCTTCACCTCGgccttcctcttctccatcgAGGTCCAG GTGACCATCGGCTTTGGTGGCAGGATGGTGACGGAGGAGTGTCCCCTGGCCATCACTGTGCTGATCATCCAGAATATTCTGGGGCTGATCATCAACGCCGTGATGCTCGGCTGCGTCTTCATGAAGACGGCACAGGCCAACCGCCGAGCAGAGACGCTCATCTTCTCCAGAAACGCCGTCATCTCTACTCGAAACGGTCGTCCCACCTTCATGTTCAGAGTCGGAGACCTGAGGAAAAGTATGATCATCTCTGCCACCGTCCAGCTGCAG GTGATCCGACGGACCGTGACGGCGGAGGGCGAGGTGATCCCGGTGTCCCAGCTGGACATCCAGGTGGAGAACCCTCTGAGGAGTAACGGCATCTTCCTGGTTTCTCCTCTGATCATCAGCCACACCATGGAGAGAGGGAGTCCACTGTACGAGCTCTCCGCCCAATCGCTGGCCTCCGAGGACCTGGAGATCATCGTCATCCTGGAAG GTGTGGTGGAAACAACAGGGATCACCATGCAGGCTCGGACCTCCTACATTCCTGAGGAGATCCTGTGGGGGAGGCGCTTCGTCTCCATCATGACAGAGGAGGACGGACGTTACTGCGTCGACTACTCCAAGTTCGGTAACACGGTTCCTGTCAGGATGTCGTCTCTAAGCGCCAAGGAGCTGGACCAGACCAGGGGAGTCCAGGAGGGCGGCTCCGACACCCACCTGCAGGGCTGGGGGTTGGTCCGAGCCGGCAGGGGAGGCTTCCGCAGAGGAGGCCGGGCGTGTGATGGCTCCGCCCCTCAGCCCTGGTACACCCAATCAgagaaaccagagagagaggctgagcagaaaggacagaagaagaaagtgcaGCTGGAAGTGATTGGACGACAGATCGACAAGGACGGACTGGGAGAGACGAGCGACTGA